In Posidoniimonas polymericola, one genomic interval encodes:
- a CDS encoding SUMF1/EgtB/PvdO family nonheme iron enzyme translates to MWSVPAVMVAALCSRGASAVDFASDVQPILEQQCLSCHNGEDADSGYDLSTRAAVFDDDYGEPLVAPGKPDESPLFTTMNASADADELMPPADAGGPLDKQSIETIRVWIADGAQWPNGVTLRPRAKPVDRSATPDNRQLLEEIHAKIVNTAAESAGGEMADYRGEIPRTGVPYEMKAIPAGTFPMGSPADEANRQANEGPQTEVGVGAFWMGAREVSWDEYEPFMISSIERRKNGARKDYDPAKHTAVDAVSAPTAPYMEMSFGMGQSGYPAISMTQHAANKYCQWLSAQTGHFYRLPTEAEWEYACRAGATTAYSFGDDPARLGEHAWFYDNSNEKYQKVGMKKPNPWGLYDMHGNVSEWTADQYAADYFAQISGQAENPFLKPTTLYPRSVRGGSWYDDPEQLRSAYRTGSDPIWKQQDPQLPKSIWYHTDAQWLGFRIVRPRRLPTVDEMDAFWNSAANLIK, encoded by the coding sequence CGGCGGTGATGGTGGCGGCGCTGTGTAGCCGCGGCGCCAGCGCGGTCGACTTCGCGTCGGATGTGCAGCCGATCCTGGAGCAGCAGTGTTTGTCGTGCCACAACGGCGAAGACGCCGACAGTGGGTACGACTTGTCGACCCGCGCGGCGGTGTTCGACGACGATTATGGCGAGCCGTTGGTGGCGCCAGGTAAGCCCGACGAGAGCCCGCTGTTCACGACGATGAATGCGTCTGCGGACGCCGACGAGCTGATGCCGCCGGCCGACGCGGGCGGCCCGCTCGACAAGCAGTCGATCGAAACGATCCGCGTATGGATTGCCGACGGCGCCCAATGGCCCAACGGCGTCACGCTGCGTCCGCGTGCCAAGCCGGTCGACCGCTCGGCGACGCCCGACAACCGTCAGCTGCTCGAGGAGATCCACGCGAAGATCGTGAATACCGCCGCCGAGTCAGCGGGCGGCGAGATGGCCGACTACCGCGGCGAGATCCCGCGCACCGGCGTGCCGTACGAGATGAAGGCGATCCCCGCCGGGACTTTCCCGATGGGCAGCCCCGCCGACGAGGCGAACCGCCAGGCGAACGAGGGCCCGCAGACCGAGGTCGGCGTTGGCGCGTTCTGGATGGGTGCCCGCGAGGTTTCGTGGGACGAGTACGAGCCGTTCATGATCTCGTCGATCGAGCGGCGGAAGAACGGCGCCCGCAAGGACTACGACCCCGCCAAGCATACCGCGGTGGACGCCGTCAGCGCGCCGACCGCGCCGTACATGGAGATGAGCTTCGGCATGGGGCAGTCGGGCTACCCGGCGATCAGCATGACGCAGCACGCGGCGAACAAGTACTGCCAGTGGTTGAGCGCCCAGACCGGGCACTTCTACCGGCTGCCCACCGAGGCCGAGTGGGAGTACGCCTGCCGGGCCGGCGCCACCACCGCGTACTCGTTCGGGGACGACCCCGCCCGGCTGGGCGAGCACGCCTGGTTCTACGACAACAGCAATGAGAAGTATCAGAAGGTCGGCATGAAGAAGCCCAACCCGTGGGGCCTGTACGACATGCACGGCAATGTGAGCGAGTGGACCGCCGACCAGTACGCCGCGGACTACTTTGCCCAGATCAGCGGCCAGGCCGAGAACCCGTTCCTGAAGCCAACCACCCTCTACCCGCGCAGCGTCCGCGGCGGCAGCTGGTACGACGACCCGGAGCAGCTCCGCTCGGCGTACCGGACCGGCTCCGACCCAATCTGGAAGCAGCAGGACCCGCAGCTGCCCAAGAGCATCTGGTACCACACCGACGCGCAGTGGCTGGGATTCCGCATCGTGCGGCCGCGGCGGCTCCCGACAGTCGACGAAATGGACGCGTTTTGGAACAGCGCGGCAAACCTGATAAAGTAG
- a CDS encoding Gfo/Idh/MocA family protein → MPDSNQSESSRRGFLKTAGALSFLSAVPRNAFAQQGTDNTIRCALVGCGGRGTGAAADALYVQGTPLKLVAMADVFEHRLKGSYDALTQEFASSPNKIDVPSDRRFVGFDAYRDALDQLRPGDIAIFATPLAFRGPHFEYAIERGLNVFMEKPLTADGPTSLRMLELAKQADDKNLKVGVGLMVRHCRGRQELHQRIADGEIGDIISMQGYRMHGPVVTCFSTRKPEGRPELMWQVERFHSFLWSSGGLFSDFNIHQIDELSWMKNAWPVKAVGIGGRHYRGDYVDQNFDNYSIEYTYPDGSTMHFGTRIMPGCKNDMSSVAHGSKGSAIVSASGHSPGRVRTFSGQRQNRREVVWAYPQPEQNPYRLEWEDLVDAIVNDKPYNEVPRGVEASLVTSMGRMAAHTGQEITFEQMLNCPHEFAPGVASFTPDGPAPVSPNSEGRYPEPMPGIIRDTEYEVQDA, encoded by the coding sequence GTGCCCGATAGCAATCAAAGTGAGTCCAGCCGACGTGGTTTTCTGAAAACGGCCGGCGCGTTGTCGTTCTTGTCTGCCGTGCCGCGAAACGCGTTCGCGCAGCAGGGGACCGACAACACCATCCGCTGCGCCCTGGTTGGTTGCGGCGGGCGTGGCACCGGCGCCGCGGCCGACGCGCTTTACGTACAGGGCACGCCGCTCAAGCTCGTAGCGATGGCCGACGTGTTCGAGCACCGGCTGAAAGGCAGCTACGACGCACTGACCCAGGAGTTCGCCTCCTCGCCCAACAAGATCGACGTGCCAAGCGATCGCCGCTTCGTCGGGTTTGACGCGTACCGCGACGCCCTCGACCAGCTGCGTCCCGGCGACATCGCCATCTTCGCCACCCCGCTGGCGTTCCGCGGGCCGCACTTCGAGTACGCCATCGAACGTGGCCTCAACGTGTTCATGGAGAAGCCGCTGACGGCCGATGGACCCACTTCGCTCCGGATGCTCGAGCTCGCGAAGCAGGCCGACGACAAGAACTTGAAGGTCGGCGTCGGGCTGATGGTCCGCCACTGCCGCGGCCGGCAGGAGCTGCACCAGCGGATCGCGGACGGTGAGATCGGCGACATCATCTCGATGCAGGGCTACCGCATGCACGGCCCGGTGGTGACCTGCTTCTCGACCCGCAAGCCGGAAGGCCGGCCCGAGCTGATGTGGCAGGTCGAGCGGTTCCACAGCTTCCTGTGGTCCAGCGGCGGGTTGTTCAGCGACTTCAACATCCACCAGATCGACGAGCTCTCTTGGATGAAGAACGCCTGGCCGGTCAAGGCGGTTGGTATCGGCGGCCGCCACTACCGCGGCGACTACGTCGACCAGAACTTCGATAACTACTCGATCGAGTACACCTACCCCGACGGCTCGACCATGCACTTCGGCACCCGCATCATGCCGGGCTGCAAGAACGACATGTCGAGCGTCGCGCACGGCAGCAAGGGCTCGGCGATTGTCAGCGCCTCGGGACACTCGCCCGGGCGGGTCCGCACGTTCAGCGGGCAGCGGCAGAACCGCCGCGAGGTCGTGTGGGCGTACCCTCAGCCAGAGCAGAACCCCTACCGGCTAGAGTGGGAAGACCTGGTCGATGCGATCGTCAACGACAAGCCGTACAACGAAGTTCCGCGCGGGGTCGAGGCGAGCCTCGTGACCAGCATGGGCCGCATGGCGGCGCACACCGGGCAGGAGATCACGTTCGAGCAGATGCTTAACTGCCCGCACGAGTTTGCGCCAGGCGTAGCAAGCTTCACGCCCGACGGCCCGGCGCCTGTTTCTCCCAACAGCGAGGGCCGCTACCCCGAGCCGATGCCCGGCATCATCCGCGACACCGAGTACGAGGTGCAGGACGCCTAA